In the genome of Gloeocapsa sp. DLM2.Bin57, one region contains:
- a CDS encoding DEAD/DEAH box helicase translates to MTISFKNLGLSDARVEHLEELGFTEPTEIQIQAIPQLLQGQDVVGQSQTGTGKTAAYSLPLLEQISVDNPAVQALILAPTRELAQQVAQAIEDFKINRKLRVLTVCGGQSLERQIRSLERGIQVVVGTPGRIIDLLERRKLDLSELRWVVLDEADEMLSMGFIDDVKKILKQAPTERSTACFSATMPPAIKELVQNFLKDPVTVRVSQPKAAPTKIEQQVYMIPRSWSKVQVLQLILELEEPEAAIVFVRTKKTAAELCQKLQENGQNIYEYHGNLSQVQRERLVQRFRDGSIRLVVATDIAARGLDVENLSHVFNYDLPDNAETYIHRIGRTGRAGKSGKAISLVQPIDRRLLRQIERRLRQTITISEIPTRAQVEAHRIAKLQEQIKEALAGERMASFLSIVNELSSEYDSQAIAAAALQMIYDQNCPSWLKTDWEVPEKGVSKPIIKGKSNGRVFKKTPASNQSR, encoded by the coding sequence ATGACCATTTCTTTCAAAAATTTAGGATTATCAGACGCTCGTGTAGAACACCTAGAAGAATTAGGGTTTACAGAACCAACTGAAATACAAATCCAAGCTATACCCCAACTATTACAAGGACAAGATGTAGTAGGTCAATCCCAAACAGGGACAGGAAAAACCGCAGCTTATTCTCTACCTCTGTTAGAACAAATATCAGTAGATAATCCCGCTGTACAAGCCCTGATTTTAGCACCAACTCGCGAATTAGCTCAACAAGTAGCCCAAGCGATCGAAGACTTTAAAATAAACAGAAAACTAAGAGTTTTAACAGTATGTGGTGGACAATCCCTAGAAAGACAAATTCGTAGTCTCGAAAGAGGAATACAAGTTGTGGTAGGGACACCAGGAAGAATCATTGACCTGTTAGAACGCCGAAAACTAGACCTATCGGAATTAAGATGGGTAGTACTAGACGAAGCAGATGAGATGCTGAGTATGGGGTTCATCGATGATGTCAAAAAAATCCTCAAACAAGCTCCCACAGAACGTAGTACAGCTTGTTTCTCGGCTACCATGCCCCCAGCGATTAAAGAACTAGTACAAAACTTCCTCAAAGATCCCGTTACCGTAAGAGTATCACAACCCAAAGCAGCACCGACAAAAATCGAGCAGCAAGTGTATATGATTCCCCGTAGCTGGTCAAAAGTCCAGGTACTGCAACTAATTCTAGAACTAGAGGAACCAGAAGCAGCGATTGTCTTCGTGCGTACCAAAAAGACCGCAGCAGAACTCTGTCAAAAACTGCAAGAAAACGGACAAAATATTTATGAATACCATGGTAACCTATCTCAAGTACAACGAGAAAGATTAGTACAACGTTTTCGTGATGGTAGCATCCGTCTAGTAGTAGCAACAGACATCGCCGCCCGAGGATTAGACGTAGAAAATCTCAGCCACGTATTCAACTACGACCTACCAGATAACGCAGAAACCTATATCCACAGAATAGGTCGTACAGGTCGCGCTGGAAAATCAGGTAAAGCAATATCTCTAGTACAACCGATTGATCGCCGTTTACTGCGTCAAATAGAACGCAGACTCAGACAAACGATCACTATTAGTGAAATACCCACCCGCGCTCAAGTAGAAGCTCATCGCATCGCTAAACTGCAAGAACAAATCAAAGAAGCCCTAGCAGGAGAAAGAATGGCATCATTCCTATCCATAGTTAATGAATTAAGCAGTGAATACGATTCTCAAGCGATCGCCGCGGCGGCTTTACAAATGATTTATGACCAAAACTGTCCTAGCTGGCTGAAAACAGATTGGGAAGTACCAGAAAAAGGTGTTTCTAAACCCATTATCAAAGGCAAATCTAACGGGCGCGTTTTTAAAAAAACCCCCGCATCTAATCAGTCACGTTAA
- the glpX gene encoding class II fructose-bisphosphatase: MDSTLSLEIIEVVEQAAIASSKWMGKGDKNTADHVAVEAMRERMNKIHMRGRIVIGEGERDEAPMLYIGEEVGICTQENAGLYCNPDELVEIDIAVDPCEGTNLVAYGQNGSMAVLAISEKGGLFRAPDFYMKKLAAPAVAKNHVDINKSATENLKILSDCMNRTIEELVVVVMDRPRHQELIQEIREAGARVRLISDGDVSAAISCAFSGTNIHALMGIGAAPEGVISAAAMRCLGGHFQGQLIYDPEVVKTGLIGESKEGNIARLQEMGITDPDRVYSCEELASGNTVLFAACGITPGTLMEGVRFFHGGARTQSLVISTQSKTARFVDTIHLFDEPKALQLK; encoded by the coding sequence GTGGATAGTACTCTCAGCTTAGAAATCATAGAAGTTGTAGAACAAGCAGCGATCGCGTCTTCTAAATGGATGGGAAAAGGTGACAAAAATACCGCCGACCATGTAGCAGTAGAAGCAATGCGCGAGAGAATGAATAAAATTCATATGCGTGGTCGTATCGTCATCGGTGAAGGTGAAAGAGACGAAGCGCCAATGCTCTACATTGGGGAAGAAGTAGGTATTTGTACTCAAGAAAACGCTGGATTATACTGCAATCCCGATGAACTAGTAGAAATAGACATCGCTGTAGATCCTTGTGAAGGTACAAACTTAGTAGCTTATGGACAAAATGGCTCGATGGCTGTTTTAGCTATTTCTGAAAAAGGTGGCTTATTCAGAGCGCCGGATTTCTACATGAAAAAACTCGCAGCACCTGCTGTAGCTAAAAACCACGTAGATATTAACAAATCCGCTACAGAAAACCTTAAAATTCTCTCTGATTGCATGAATCGCACCATTGAAGAATTAGTAGTAGTGGTGATGGATCGCCCCCGTCACCAAGAATTAATCCAAGAAATTCGTGAAGCAGGAGCACGAGTCAGATTAATCAGCGATGGAGACGTTTCTGCAGCTATTTCTTGTGCTTTTTCAGGAACTAATATTCATGCTCTCATGGGTATTGGTGCAGCACCAGAAGGAGTTATTAGCGCAGCTGCTATGCGTTGTTTAGGTGGTCATTTCCAAGGACAATTAATCTATGATCCCGAAGTTGTCAAAACTGGTTTAATCGGTGAAAGCAAAGAAGGAAATATCGCCAGACTCCAAGAAATGGGTATCACCGATCCAGATCGCGTTTACAGTTGTGAAGAACTAGCTAGCGGTAATACCGTATTGTTCGCGGCTTGTGGGATTACTCCTGGTACACTAATGGAGGGTGTACGCTTCTTTCATGGTGGAGCGAGAACACAAAGTTTAGTTATCTCTACTCAGTCAAAAACCGCTCGCTTTGTAGATACAATCCATCTGTTTGATGAACCAAAAGCCTTACAATTGAAGTAA
- a CDS encoding DNA-binding response regulator, whose product MNNKKSPSYATLSDRELEILELVASGLTNQQISENLEISKRTVDNHISNILTKTGTDNRVELVRWALQWGKICIDEVNCCTIPESAQESET is encoded by the coding sequence ATGAATAATAAAAAAAGTCCGAGTTATGCGACTCTTTCTGATCGAGAATTAGAAATATTAGAATTAGTAGCTAGTGGCTTAACCAATCAACAGATTTCGGAAAATCTAGAGATCAGCAAAAGAACAGTTGATAATCATATTAGCAATATCTTAACCAAAACAGGTACAGATAATCGCGTAGAATTAGTGCGTTGGGCGCTGCAATGGGGGAAAATCTGTATTGATGAGGTAAACTGTTGTACGATCCCCGAATCGGCTCAAGAATCAGAAACTTAA
- a CDS encoding carbohydrate kinase produces the protein MKTIQVLCLGEILIDYLADQVETNLELVKSWTAYPGGALANVACSLVKLGTKSAYIGCIGADELGKELEKVLLAVGVDTTGLVILPSAPTRRIYVLRSPDGERTFAGFGDYSPDAFADAYLQPTNLREDLFINADFLVLGTLELAYPITRKAIWRALELADYYNLKVVVDLNWRKCFWLNPDEAKPLIKQLLKSVDFLKLSQEEAEWLFNSTDAGAIAHRGGDFEGVLVTAGANQVSYCLRDNEGKVTPKSFTVVDTTGAGDSFLAGFIHQLTQQGINALDNPDTAKDIVNYACLIGGLTTTKLGAISAQPTLADVQRLIC, from the coding sequence ATGAAAACAATTCAGGTTTTGTGTTTGGGAGAAATTCTCATTGACTATTTAGCAGATCAAGTAGAAACTAATCTAGAGCTAGTTAAATCATGGACGGCTTATCCTGGAGGAGCATTGGCTAATGTAGCCTGTTCTTTGGTCAAATTAGGCACAAAATCAGCTTATATTGGCTGTATTGGTGCAGATGAGTTGGGTAAAGAACTAGAAAAAGTCTTGTTAGCAGTAGGAGTAGATACAACGGGGTTAGTAATCCTGCCTAGTGCTCCAACTCGTCGAATCTATGTGTTGCGATCGCCCGATGGAGAGCGCACCTTCGCAGGATTTGGGGATTATTCCCCCGATGCTTTTGCTGATGCTTATTTACAACCAACTAACCTACGTGAAGATTTATTTATCAATGCAGATTTTTTGGTACTCGGAACATTAGAATTAGCTTACCCTATAACTCGTAAAGCAATTTGGCGAGCTTTAGAATTAGCCGATTATTATAACCTCAAAGTAGTTGTTGATCTTAATTGGCGTAAGTGTTTTTGGCTTAACCCTGATGAAGCTAAACCACTGATTAAGCAGTTATTAAAGTCTGTAGATTTTCTCAAACTATCTCAAGAAGAAGCAGAATGGTTATTCAATAGCACAGATGCAGGAGCAATCGCCCATCGTGGGGGTGATTTTGAAGGAGTATTAGTCACCGCAGGAGCAAATCAAGTTAGTTATTGTTTAAGAGATAACGAAGGTAAAGTTACACCCAAAAGTTTTACAGTAGTAGATACCACGGGAGCAGGAGATAGTTTTCTCGCGGGTTTTATTCATCAATTAACTCAACAAGGTATTAATGCTCTCGACAATCCCGATACAGCTAAAGATATAGTTAATTATGCTTGTTTAATAGGGGGTTTAACCACCACTAAATTAGGAGCGATTTCTGCTCAACCAACCCTAGCAGATGTACAACGGTTAATATGTTAG
- the recJ gene encoding single-stranded-DNA-specific exonuclease RecJ, producing MNKKIPQSRWLFAKPDLAKIELLTQSLAISSLMARVIINRGFDNLEDAQFHLQPQSVSLPLPLAEFPDLSKSVTLLVEAITNQDKIAICGDYDADGMTSTALLLRTLRYLDAKVDYAIPSRMNDGYGINERIVREFAEEGVSLIITVDNGISAYGAIALAKELNLKVIITDHHDLPETLPPANAILNPKLISTQSPYYGLAGVGVAYLLASNLMANYDNSRELESELLALYTLGTIADLAPLIGVNRRWLQQGLRLLPQSSIKGIQALMQVAGVSDTLKQLRPEDIGFRLGPRINAIGRIDNPQIVIDLLTTEDEGLALELGMKCEQVNQRRQQLCSEIEQQAIALIETKPIPWREKRVLVIVQSDWHHGVIGIVASRLVERYGVPVFIATYEEDNPELIRGSARGIEEFNIFQALEFAQECLIKYGGHKAAGGFGLYTANLAAFEEKLSLFAHQCLQPHHLKPLVKIDAAANFRELNQQLYQEIDRLHPWGIANDYPIFWTPRVKVLEQQIVGKQHLKLTLAQEDDTIKAIAWRWREYFPLPPEIDIAYQLRENNYQGQINIQLELVSIRLPEMATIKANFTYRDHLYYCSYWASVQEIRIKSPTGKILVVNMVKNQGILGTSRDNAYSVDITQPPYPEIIHLAKQVLGQQ from the coding sequence ATGAATAAAAAGATACCCCAATCCCGTTGGTTATTCGCTAAACCAGACTTAGCCAAAATAGAATTATTGACTCAATCATTAGCTATCTCTAGTTTAATGGCGCGAGTAATCATTAATCGAGGTTTTGATAACCTAGAAGATGCTCAATTTCATCTACAACCCCAATCGGTATCTTTACCCTTACCTTTAGCAGAATTTCCCGATTTAAGTAAAAGTGTGACTCTCCTAGTAGAAGCGATCACCAATCAAGACAAAATAGCTATTTGTGGAGACTACGACGCTGATGGAATGACGAGTACAGCTCTATTATTGCGCACTTTACGTTATTTAGATGCAAAAGTTGATTATGCTATCCCTAGTAGGATGAATGATGGTTATGGTATAAATGAACGTATAGTCAGAGAATTTGCTGAAGAAGGAGTTAGTTTAATTATTACAGTAGATAATGGTATCTCAGCTTATGGAGCGATCGCTTTAGCCAAAGAATTAAATCTAAAAGTCATTATTACAGATCATCACGATTTACCCGAAACTTTACCTCCTGCTAATGCTATCTTAAATCCTAAGTTAATATCTACTCAATCACCCTATTATGGTTTAGCAGGAGTCGGTGTAGCTTATCTTCTCGCGAGTAATTTAATGGCTAATTATGATAACTCTAGAGAATTAGAATCAGAATTATTAGCTTTATATACTCTAGGTACTATAGCTGATTTAGCTCCTCTGATTGGTGTAAATCGTCGTTGGTTACAACAGGGTTTAAGGTTACTTCCTCAATCCTCAATTAAAGGTATTCAAGCTTTGATGCAAGTAGCGGGAGTTAGTGATACACTTAAACAACTTCGCCCTGAAGATATAGGATTTAGATTAGGACCACGTATCAACGCGATTGGAAGGATAGATAATCCCCAAATAGTGATTGATTTACTTACCACCGAAGATGAGGGATTAGCTTTAGAGTTGGGGATGAAATGCGAACAAGTGAATCAACGACGTCAACAACTTTGTAGTGAAATCGAACAACAAGCGATCGCCCTGATTGAAACTAAACCCATTCCTTGGCGAGAGAAACGGGTTTTAGTCATTGTACAATCAGATTGGCATCATGGTGTTATTGGTATTGTAGCATCTCGTTTGGTTGAACGTTACGGAGTCCCCGTATTTATTGCTACCTATGAAGAAGATAACCCAGAATTGATTAGAGGCTCAGCTCGTGGTATTGAAGAATTTAATATCTTTCAAGCCTTAGAATTTGCTCAAGAATGCTTGATTAAATACGGTGGACATAAAGCAGCGGGAGGATTTGGCTTATATACAGCTAATTTAGCAGCTTTTGAGGAGAAATTAAGTTTATTTGCCCATCAATGTCTGCAACCTCATCATCTCAAACCTTTAGTGAAAATCGACGCAGCAGCAAATTTTAGGGAACTTAATCAACAATTGTATCAAGAAATAGATCGTTTACATCCTTGGGGTATCGCTAATGATTATCCTATCTTTTGGACTCCGAGAGTAAAAGTTTTAGAACAACAAATAGTAGGTAAACAACATCTCAAACTAACCCTAGCTCAAGAAGATGATACCATCAAAGCGATCGCCTGGCGTTGGCGCGAATATTTTCCTCTACCACCAGAAATAGATATAGCTTATCAACTCAGAGAAAATAATTATCAAGGACAAATCAATATTCAATTAGAATTAGTCAGTATTCGTCTTCCTGAAATGGCTACTATTAAGGCTAATTTTACCTATAGAGATCATCTTTATTATTGCAGTTATTGGGCATCTGTACAAGAAATCAGAATAAAAAGTCCCACAGGTAAAATTTTAGTGGTCAATATGGTTAAAAATCAAGGTATATTAGGAACTTCTAGAGATAATGCTTACTCTGTAGATATCACTCAACCACCCTACCCTGAAATTATCCATCTCGCTAAACAAGTTTTAGGTCAACAATGA
- the rimO gene encoding 30S ribosomal protein S12 methylthiotransferase RimO, with protein sequence MGKKPIIAISHLGCEKNRIDSEHMLGLLIQAGYQVDANEEIADYVIVNTCSFIEAARTESVKTLVELAEADKKIIIAGCMAQHFQSELLAELPEAKAVVGTGDYYKIVEVIEAVEQGERVQAVSKQPVYIADENLPRYRTTTEAVAYLRVAEGCDYGCSFCIIPQLRGKQRSRSIESIVKEAETLADQGVKEIILISQITTNYGLDLYGEPKLAELLKELGKVDVPWIRIHYAYPTGLTDKVIKAIQETPNVIPYLDLPLQHSHPEILKKMNRPWQGQVNDRIIEKLKNALPDAILRTTFIVGFPGEEETHFEHLEKFVETHQFDHVGVFKFSPESETPSYNLPNQVPEAIKELRHSKIMARQQPIAAKKNQACVGQTVEVLIEQENPSTGELIGRSSRFAPEVDGLVYVQGQASLGSIVPVTITGADIYDLYGEVVVN encoded by the coding sequence ATGGGCAAAAAGCCAATCATCGCTATATCTCACTTAGGCTGTGAAAAAAATCGCATAGATTCAGAACATATGTTAGGCTTGCTAATACAAGCAGGCTATCAAGTAGATGCAAATGAAGAAATAGCCGATTATGTCATCGTCAATACCTGTAGCTTTATCGAAGCTGCTAGAACAGAATCAGTAAAAACCCTGGTAGAACTAGCAGAAGCTGATAAGAAAATAATTATAGCAGGTTGTATGGCGCAACACTTCCAGTCAGAGCTACTAGCAGAATTGCCAGAAGCTAAAGCGGTGGTGGGTACAGGAGATTACTATAAAATTGTCGAAGTGATCGAGGCGGTAGAACAAGGAGAAAGAGTCCAAGCAGTATCTAAGCAACCAGTATATATAGCTGATGAGAATTTACCTCGCTATCGGACTACCACAGAAGCAGTAGCCTACCTCAGAGTAGCCGAAGGCTGTGACTATGGTTGTTCTTTTTGTATTATACCTCAATTGCGCGGGAAACAGCGATCGCGCTCCATCGAATCAATCGTCAAAGAAGCAGAAACACTAGCAGATCAAGGGGTAAAAGAGATAATCTTAATTTCTCAAATTACCACCAATTATGGTCTAGACCTATACGGAGAACCAAAACTAGCCGAATTACTTAAAGAGTTAGGGAAAGTAGATGTCCCCTGGATTAGGATACACTATGCCTATCCCACAGGATTAACAGATAAAGTAATAAAAGCAATTCAAGAAACGCCAAACGTTATACCCTATCTGGATTTACCCCTACAACATTCCCACCCAGAGATTCTCAAAAAAATGAATCGACCCTGGCAAGGGCAAGTTAATGATAGAATAATAGAAAAGCTCAAAAATGCTCTGCCGGATGCTATATTAAGAACAACGTTCATTGTAGGATTTCCAGGAGAAGAAGAAACCCACTTCGAGCATTTGGAAAAATTTGTAGAAACTCATCAGTTTGATCATGTGGGGGTTTTTAAGTTCTCGCCAGAGTCTGAAACACCCTCTTATAATCTTCCCAACCAAGTACCAGAAGCAATCAAAGAGTTACGCCACAGTAAAATAATGGCAAGACAACAACCGATAGCGGCTAAGAAAAATCAAGCCTGTGTTGGTCAAACGGTTGAGGTTCTAATTGAACAGGAAAACCCATCTACGGGAGAGTTGATAGGACGCTCAAGCAGGTTTGCTCCCGAGGTAGACGGGCTAGTTTATGTTCAAGGTCAAGCATCACTCGGAAGTATAGTACCAGTGACTATCACCGGAGCTGATATCTATGACCTCTATGGAGAGGTTGTAGTCAATTAA
- a CDS encoding sulfotransferase domain-containing protein — protein sequence MPLGFPPEGFTSGIQYQATPEDTFIVTYPKCGTTWTQYIIWLLIHDGQPMDGNQTLSQDLPHLEEVGKEIVSALSPPRFIKTHLPYHLTPHHPEAKYIYVARNPFDCVVSFYHHTRGFVQHYDFAEGSFAEFFDCFLAGEVDFGDYFEHLLSWYEHYDDDNLLWLTYEELKANPKDKIKDIAQFLGDNYLKKLQNSEILSKVIEYSSFNQMSQQQQRWCSQRPQNMPPFIRKGEVGDWRNYLSEQQLTLLKQKLITKTQGTELAKLWSIPDAKILLD from the coding sequence ATGCCCCTAGGCTTCCCTCCTGAAGGATTTACTAGTGGTATCCAATATCAGGCAACCCCTGAAGATACTTTTATCGTTACTTATCCTAAATGCGGTACAACCTGGACACAGTATATTATCTGGTTACTGATTCACGATGGACAACCTATGGATGGTAATCAAACTCTTAGTCAAGATCTACCCCATTTAGAGGAAGTAGGTAAAGAAATAGTCAGCGCATTATCTCCTCCAAGATTCATTAAAACTCATTTACCCTATCATCTCACTCCTCATCATCCTGAAGCTAAATACATCTACGTCGCGCGCAATCCTTTTGATTGTGTGGTTTCTTTTTATCACCATACCCGCGGTTTTGTCCAACATTATGATTTTGCTGAGGGTAGTTTTGCTGAGTTTTTTGATTGTTTTTTAGCAGGAGAGGTAGATTTTGGGGATTATTTTGAGCACTTGTTATCTTGGTATGAGCATTATGATGATGATAATCTTCTGTGGTTAACTTATGAAGAGTTAAAGGCTAACCCCAAGGATAAGATTAAAGATATTGCCCAATTTTTAGGGGATAATTATCTAAAAAAACTGCAAAATTCGGAAATATTATCTAAAGTTATTGAATATAGTAGTTTTAATCAGATGAGTCAACAACAACAAAGATGGTGTAGTCAAAGACCACAAAATATGCCACCTTTTATCCGTAAAGGAGAGGTAGGAGATTGGCGTAATTATTTGTCTGAGCAACAGTTAACCTTACTTAAACAAAAATTAATCACCAAAACTCAAGGTACAGAATTAGCCAAACTTTGGTCTATTCCCGATGCTAAAATCCTACTAGATTAG
- a CDS encoding threonine synthase gives MVKLANNPTSLTQGRSGIIEAYRPYLPVTETTPVVTLFEGNTPLIPVPQIAAQIGRQVQVYVKYDGLNPTGSFKDRGMTMAISKAKEAGAKAVICASTGNTSAAAAAYARRCGMRALVIIPDGYVALGKLAQALLYGAEVIAIDGNFDQALTVVKQLAENYPVTLVNSLNPYRLEGQKTAAFEVVDTLGDAPDWLCVPVGNAGNITAYWMGFCQYHQLGKCQKLPKMMGFQAAGSAPLIAGHPIASPDTVATAIRIGNPANWDKAIATQESSQGEFNAVTDAEILEAYRLLASKEGIFCEPASAASVAGLLKCRDQVPSESTVVCVLTGNGLKDPDAAIKYSNNSVKSGVIPDLEVVANLVGF, from the coding sequence GTGGTCAAGCTAGCTAATAACCCAACCTCTCTAACCCAGGGCCGGTCTGGTATCATCGAAGCCTATCGCCCTTATCTCCCCGTAACTGAAACCACCCCTGTGGTCACCCTGTTCGAAGGGAATACCCCCCTGATACCAGTACCTCAAATAGCAGCCCAAATCGGTCGCCAAGTCCAGGTATATGTTAAATACGATGGTCTCAATCCCACAGGATCATTTAAAGACAGGGGGATGACTATGGCAATCTCTAAAGCCAAAGAAGCAGGAGCAAAAGCCGTAATCTGTGCCAGTACTGGTAATACATCGGCAGCAGCAGCAGCCTACGCCCGTCGTTGTGGAATGCGCGCTCTGGTAATTATCCCTGATGGTTACGTAGCCTTGGGAAAATTAGCACAAGCTTTACTATACGGAGCAGAAGTAATCGCTATTGATGGTAATTTCGACCAAGCTTTAACCGTTGTTAAACAACTCGCCGAGAATTATCCAGTAACTTTGGTTAATTCTCTCAACCCCTATCGTCTCGAAGGACAAAAAACAGCAGCCTTTGAGGTGGTGGATACCCTAGGAGATGCTCCCGATTGGCTCTGTGTACCAGTAGGTAACGCGGGTAATATTACCGCTTATTGGATGGGATTCTGTCAATATCATCAACTGGGTAAATGTCAAAAATTACCCAAAATGATGGGATTTCAAGCCGCGGGATCTGCTCCTTTAATCGCAGGTCATCCTATCGCTTCCCCAGATACCGTCGCTACCGCTATACGTATCGGTAACCCCGCTAATTGGGATAAGGCGATCGCTACGCAAGAATCTAGTCAGGGAGAATTTAACGCCGTTACAGACGCAGAAATTCTGGAAGCTTATAGATTATTAGCTAGTAAAGAAGGTATTTTCTGTGAACCCGCTAGTGCAGCTTCAGTAGCAGGATTACTGAAATGTCGAGATCAAGTTCCTTCTGAGAGTACGGTAGTTTGTGTACTTACTGGAAATGGTTTAAAAGATCCCGACGCAGCGATTAAATACAGTAATAATAGCGTCAAATCTGGTGTAATTCCTGATTTAGAGGTAGTAGCTAATCTAGTAGGATTTTAG
- the cadA gene encoding cadmium-translocating P-type ATPase, protein MITKFNWFNQQSEAIAAFICALLLILGWQSYQQDCLVLSLILLFSAYIIGGYASTISGISTLIEEKELDVDLLMIVAAIGAAGLGIWQNNYSLILDGGILILVFAISGALETIAMQRTERNIRSLMENTPETARVINNHQEKIIDVNQLELGDRVLVKPGELIPIDAKVVSGQSTVNQAPITGESIPVDKDAGDEVFAGSLNGNGVLTLVVTELAENSLIQRVVKLVESATQESPPNQLFIEKFEKIYARVIIIASIFLASLPPVLLGWSWTDTIYRALIFLVVASPCALMAAIMPTLLSGIANGARNGILFKNGAQLEKIGNIEAIAFDKTGTLTTGELRVVEVIPTENYTPEQVLALAASLETYSEHPIGAAIVKAAHNQALTLQRATQIQAYTGQGITGYIQNKSVSVGKVQFIADLLKISLDSDDYHTSTQVLVIQEEQIIGKILLADTIRLEATNIVQQLRDRGIKEIVMLTGDSKTTALNVAQAVGITDVYHGLMPEDKLAIIRGLQTKYGKVAMVGDGINDAPALALADVGIAIGGVSTDVALETADIILMANSLEKLPLALKLGKRVNRVVKQNIIFALSFIVILLLANFLGQINMTTGVIGHEGSTLIVTLSGMRLLK, encoded by the coding sequence ATGATTACAAAGTTTAATTGGTTTAATCAACAATCAGAAGCCATTGCCGCTTTTATCTGTGCTTTATTATTAATCCTCGGTTGGCAAAGTTATCAACAAGATTGCTTAGTTTTATCTTTAATATTATTATTTAGTGCTTATATTATTGGGGGTTATGCTAGCACGATTTCGGGGATAAGTACCCTGATTGAAGAAAAAGAGTTAGACGTTGATTTGTTGATGATTGTAGCTGCTATTGGTGCTGCAGGTTTAGGTATTTGGCAAAATAATTATAGTCTGATTCTCGATGGGGGAATCTTGATTCTGGTATTTGCTATTAGTGGAGCATTAGAAACTATAGCAATGCAACGCACAGAACGTAATATCCGCTCTTTGATGGAAAATACACCCGAAACAGCTAGAGTAATTAATAACCATCAAGAAAAAATTATCGATGTTAATCAATTAGAATTGGGCGATCGCGTTTTGGTGAAACCAGGAGAGTTAATACCTATTGATGCTAAAGTAGTTTCAGGTCAAAGTACGGTTAATCAAGCACCAATTACCGGTGAGTCTATCCCTGTAGATAAAGACGCTGGAGATGAAGTCTTCGCAGGAAGTTTAAATGGTAATGGTGTACTTACTTTAGTTGTGACAGAATTAGCAGAAAATAGTCTGATTCAACGAGTAGTTAAATTGGTAGAGTCAGCTACTCAAGAATCTCCCCCTAATCAGTTATTTATCGAAAAATTTGAGAAAATCTACGCTCGGGTAATTATTATTGCTAGTATCTTTTTAGCTAGTTTACCACCAGTTTTATTAGGGTGGAGTTGGACAGATACTATTTATCGTGCTTTAATTTTTCTAGTGGTAGCTTCTCCTTGTGCTCTCATGGCTGCGATTATGCCTACACTACTTTCAGGTATCGCTAATGGCGCTAGAAATGGTATTTTATTTAAAAATGGTGCTCAATTAGAAAAAATTGGTAATATTGAGGCGATCGCTTTTGATAAAACTGGTACTTTGACTACGGGAGAGTTACGGGTAGTTGAGGTTATCCCTACTGAAAATTATACCCCTGAACAAGTATTAGCTTTAGCTGCTTCTTTAGAAACATATTCGGAACATCCTATCGGTGCAGCAATTGTGAAAGCAGCGCACAATCAAGCTTTAACCCTACAAAGAGCAACTCAGATTCAAGCCTATACAGGTCAGGGAATTACTGGTTATATTCAAAATAAGTCTGTTAGTGTGGGTAAAGTCCAATTTATCGCTGATTTACTGAAGATATCTTTAGATAGCGATGATTATCACACCTCAACTCAAGTTTTAGTCATTCAAGAAGAACAAATTATCGGAAAAATTCTCTTGGCTGATACTATACGTTTAGAAGCTACTAATATTGTCCAACAATTGCGGGATCGAGGTATAAAAGAGATAGTTATGCTCACAGGTGATAGTAAAACTACCGCACTTAATGTCGCTCAAGCAGTGGGTATTACCGATGTTTACCATGGATTAATGCCAGAAGATAAACTAGCTATCATACGTGGACTACAAACTAAATATGGTAAGGTAGCTATGGTGGGAGATGGTATTAATGATGCTCCCGCTTTAGCTTTAGCTGATGTAGGAATAGCGATCGGTGGAGTTAGTACAGATGTAGCCTTAGAAACCGCAGATATTATTCTCATGGCTAATAGTTTGGAAAAACTTCCCCTAGCTTTAAAATTAGGTAAGCGAGTTAATAGGGTAGTTAAACAAAATATCATTTTTGCTCTTAGTTTTATCGTAATTTTACTCTTGGCTAATTTTTTAGGTCAAATTAATATGACTACAGGAGTAATTGGTCATGAAGGTTCAACTTTAATCGTGACTCTCAGTGGAATGCGTTTATTAAAATGA